A stretch of the Salminus brasiliensis chromosome 19, fSalBra1.hap2, whole genome shotgun sequence genome encodes the following:
- the LOC140541565 gene encoding melatonin receptor type 1C-like, whose product MDCDGNCFFSPGANRSRSETPRGSAAVTSALAGVLIFTIVVDILGNLLVILSVLRNKKLRNAGNIFVVSLSVADLVVAVYPYPLVLMAIFHNEWTMGDLHCQVSGFIMGLSVIGSIFNITAIAINRYCYICHSLQYDRLYSLKNTCCYLCITWFLTAIATVPNFFVGSLQYDPRVFSCTFSQTVSSYYTISVVVVHFLIPLLVVSFCYMRIWVLVIQVKHRVKPGPRLKVKPSDLRNFLTMFMVFVLFAVCWAPLNFIGLVVAINPVRMAPSIPEWLFVTSYFMAYFNSCLNAIIYGLLNQNFRKEYKTIILSLCTPRMFLMETSKCATEGLKSKPSPAVTNNNLAEINL is encoded by the exons ATGGATtgtgatgggaactgtttcttTTCTCCCGGGGCGAATCGGAGCCGTTCTGAGACGCCTCGCGGCTCCGCTGCCGTGACCTCGGCTTTGGCCGGCGTGCTCATCTTCACCATCGTGGTGGACATACTCGGGAACCTCTTGGTGATCCTCTCTGTACTTAGGAACAAAAAGCTCAGAAATGCAG GTAATATTTTTGTTGTTAGTCTGTCGGTGGCAGACTTGGTGGTGGCTGTGTACCCTTACCCCCTGGTTCTCATGGCTATCTTCCACAACGAATGGACCATGGGAGATCTCCACTGCCAAGTGAGTGGCTTCATCATGGGCCTTAGTGTTATCGGCTCCATCTTCAACATCACAGCGATCGCCATCAACCGTTACTGCTACATCTGCCACAGCCTCCAGTATGACCGACTCTACAGCCTCAAGAACACATGCTGTTACTTGTGTATCACCTGGTTTCTTACAGCTATTGCCACTGTGCCCAACTTTTTTGTGGGGTCTCTGCAGTATGATCCCCGTGTCTTCTCCTGCACCTTTTCTCAGACAGTTAGTTCCTATTACACAATATCTGTGGTGGTAGTGCATTTTCTCATACCTCTTCTCGTGGTCTCTTTCTGCTACATGAGGATCTGGGTATTGGTGATTCAAGTGAAGCATCGAGTCAAACCTGGACCACGGCTGAAAGTGAAACCTAGCGACTTGAGGAACTTCTTGACCATGTTCATGGTGTTTGTGCTCTTTGCTGTGTGCTGGGCTCCTCTCAACTTCATCGGTTTAGTTGTGGCAATCAACCCTGTGAGGATGGCTCCCAGTATCCCAGAATGGCTATTTGTCACAAGTTACTTTATGGCATATTTTAACAGTTGCCTCAACGCCATTATTTATGGACTCTTGAACCAAAACTTCCGCAAAGAATATAAAACTATcattttgtcactgtgtaccCCCCGAATGTTTCTCATGGAAACTTCTAAATGTGCCACAGAGGGACTAAAAAGTAAACCATCACCTGCAGTAACAAATAATAATCTGGCAGAGATCAATTTGTGA